In Balaenoptera acutorostrata chromosome 12, mBalAcu1.1, whole genome shotgun sequence, a single window of DNA contains:
- the PCARE gene encoding photoreceptor cilium actin regulator, with protein MGCTPSHSDIVNSVAKSGIQFFKKPKAILPGCQGASERCSIPLLVQNSSCYDSGGGSSEGQRPAEEQQSPRWIQSVAESLCQLTRDPTSGKRKDMEGLIPETKTSPSQLNKSQSYVTTDIPFKRQSSHGPQGAAFSGEESEESNTQETSKWEKRPKCHRSSKQGHYCQTILPAHESEDKVDFPEPLVKAHQRAYTYLHTCLSKYEAVLSITHRATQTQELLQPMVSFLLLCFDEVNQLLGEISKDGEELLQEVKEDLAWPLKKREPQEQPDLLRQLLQYTVSKLQALSGTVASLSDSLLEGSGRYFHGAAGHLGNKLSKKRGADERLLRVLGHLESLASGHSDPEVQGLPLCSEDSGIGADNESVQLADKLGKQASWDFVLEPAEGRPAISPTAEARLSRRTWQHGPLWMGSARPQDCPLSRPLTAKVQPAVQGGPGRPWPSSTGPENTASRPWGLGQRAPCDSPGIRISREAHFPKGSRLMDTPPLSEGEDSSPEEEEDKESCLSPRAWQGHASHARPRSSPAGAESPFQPHPRRLRSPQDQEMILKMKEAISERIKFVPVPSEHQEWTEEEERTMVPPRPNTASDSRKAPSRQRRSQSEGCLKSHVEDPTLQELQRVQRDLSQRLEALCTQGTRQQGYSQKQVLQPRATALRPDNCCKVTPSSTISKLKASLTKNFSILPSQSTLQKCCPRPEGEQSWQGKAEGLPNVIPSGERASEAPRARDWNIRSCPTRTSVKKLIETFSPTEGLRTLGDSKVSGPSPCPRKWGVPTMPPRFPIYRGLAPLYPKPRISPAAGGESLRMGPGWRPCAPTFPLLLTAETSKSEDLNCETEENPEHLPPPPLEILMDKSFTSLEPPESSNLAESSLEGTHVPGLGGAGSARRTWASPKLRAAMSPSDLLPSKSTATLTRARSAEPGSSKRGCNPGKLALDLSHPPAASGNPEVQGSRAQSQARADRATGLSKHPRKVIHWHHSSHTAGQNRTSEPSLARPMRGPHSPEAPRQNQDRSPALVRKASPTRAHWTPRVGKRHSSLPSTHRPAQPSVPCVHRSPSPPLSPPVSPRVLSPPTVKKRASPPPQHKLSTPPSASPPAQHKVSGPPAQCAEASSPASGPSPSPPASPSQGRKETRDSEDSRAATAKASGNTCSIFCPATSSLFEAKSPFSTVPQLTPPLLPPEAGGPCGTPTGCWRSSSGPRLKADLQRGTALCALNPQPFIRRTASDCQPVIRLHLPAPGTTSDACESQLGQSSSSEEGPKDTEPWNSPCAPEPKGGSRGAPPPELCVLGHGLQREASASHAQDKPQQKEVA; from the exons ATGGGATGTACACCTTCCCACAGCGATATTGTTAACAGCGTTGCTAAGAGTGgcatccagttttttaaaaagcccaaagCAATTCTGCCAGGATGTCAGGGGGCCAGTGAAAGATGCTCCATCCCTTTGCTGGTTCAAAACTCCTCCTGCTATGACTCTGGAGGGGGCTCGTCCGAGGGACAGAGGCCAGCAGAAGAGCAGCAAAGTCCCAGGTGGATCCAATCCGTGGCTGAAAGTCTTTGTCAGCTCACCAGAGATCCCACTTCAGGCAAAAGGAAAGATATGGAAGGACTGATCCCAGAAACCAAAACCTCCCCATCCCAGCTGAACAAATCACAAAGCTACGTGACTACAGACATTCCATTCAAGAGACAGAGTTCCCATGGACCACAAGGGGCGGCCTTTTCTGGGGAAGAGAGTGAAGAAAGTAATACCCAGGAGacttccaaatgggaaaagaggcCAAAATGTCACAGGTCGAGCAAACAGGGCCATTACTGCCAAACCATCCTTCCTGCCCACGAGTCTGAAGACAAAGTAGACTTCCCTGAGCCCCTGGTGAAGGCCCACCAGCGTGCTTACACCTATCTGCACACCTGCCTCTCCAAATACGAAGCAGTTCTGAGCATCACCCATCGCGCCACACAGACCCAGGAGCTGCTGCAGCCCATGGTCAGCTTCCTGTTGCTGTGTTTTGATGAGGTCAACCAGCTCTTGGGGGAAATCTCCAAGGACGGAGAAGAGCTCCTCCAGGAAGTTAAGGAGGATCTGGCTTGGCCGTTGAAGAAAAGAGAGCCCCAGGAGCAGCCAGATCTCTTGCGGCAGCTTCTGCAGTACACAGTTAGCAAGCTGCAGGCGCTCAGCGGCACAGTGGCCTCGCTCTCTGACAGCCTCCTGGAGGGCTCCGGCCGCTACTTCCACGGCGCCGCAGGCCACCTGGGAAACAAGCTGAGCAAGAAGAGGGGTGCGGATGAACGCCTCCTAAGGGTTCTGGGGCACCTGGAGAGCTTAGCGAGTGGCCACAGTGACCCTGAAGTGCAGGGTCTACCCTTGTGCTCTGAGGACAGTGGCATTGGTGCTGACAATGAGTCCGTGCAGCTGGCAGACAAGCTGGGCAAGCAAGCCAGCTGGGACTTCGTGCTGGAGCCTGCAGAAGGGAGGCCAGCGATTTCACCCACAGCGGAGGCCAGGCTGTCAAGACGTACCTGGCAGCACGGTCCACTCTGGATGGGTTCAGCCAGACCCCAGGACTGCCCGCTCTCAAGGCCTCTTACAGCAAAGGTTCAGCCAGCAGTGCAGGGTGGACCAGGGAGACCCTGGCCCTCCAGCACAGGCCCAGAAAATACTGCCTCCAGGCCTTGGGGGCTGGGCCAACGCGCTCCGTGTGATTCCCCTGGGATCAGGATCTCCAGGGAAGCACACTTTCCTAAAGGCTCCAGGTTGATGGACACTCCGCCTCTCAGTGAAGGTGAGGACAGCAgcccagaggaggaggaagacaaaGAGAGTTGCCTGAGTCCGCGTGCGTGGCAGGGACACGCTTCCCATGCAAGGCCTCGGTCTTCACCCGCCGGTGCCGAAAGCCCATTTCAGCCACACCCCCGGAGGCTTAGGAGCCCCCAGGACCAGGAAATGATTCTGAAGATGAAGGAAGCAATCAGTGAAAGAATCAAGTTTGTCCCCGTGCCCTCTGAGCACCAGGAATGgactgaggaagaggagagaaccaTGGTGCCCCCAAGACCGAACACGGCCAGCGACAGCAGGAAGGCCCCCTCAAGGCAGAGGAGGTCCCAATCTGAGGGGTGTCTGAAGAGCCACGTGGAGGATCCCACCCTCCAGGAGCTGCAGAGGGTCCAGAGAGACCTCAGTCAGAGGCTGGAGGCGCTTTGCACCCAGGGCACCCGACAGCAGGGGTACAGCCAGAAGCAGGTTCTGCAACCCAGGGCAACAGCGCTGAGGCCCGACAACTGCTGCAAGGTCACCCCAAGCAGCACCATCAGCAAGCTGAAGGCATCCCTCACCAAGAACTTCAGCATTTTGCCAAGTCAGAGCACCTTGCAGAAATGCTGTCCCCGCCCTGAGGGAGAACAGTCCTGGCAGGGAAAAGCTGAGGGGCTTCCAAATGTCATCCCATCAGGTGAGAGGGCCAGTGAGGCTCCCAGGGCCCGGGACTGGAACATCAGGAGCTGTCCTACCAGAACATCGGTCAAGAAACTCATtgaaactttcagtcccaccgAGGGTCTAAGGACACTGGGGGATTCCAAGGTTTCTGGGCCGAGCCCCTGCCCCAGGAAGTGGGGGGTCCCCACCATGCCTCCCAGATTCCCCATTTACAGGGGACTTGCCCCTTTGTATCCAAAGCCTCGAATTTCTCCAGCAGCAGGTGGAGAATCTCTCAGGATGGGCCCGGGCTGGAGGCCCTGtgctcccacctttccccttctgCTCACAGCAGAAACATCCAAGAGTGAGGACCTCAACTGTGAAACAGAGGAGAACCCAGAGCATCTCCCTCCGCCGCCTCTGGAAATCCTGATGGACAAATCATTCACttccctggagcccccagaaagCAGCAATCTAGCAGAGAGCTCCCTTGAAGGGACCCACgtgccagggctgggaggggctggctCCGCCCGGAGAACGTGGGCTTCCCCAAAGCTAAGAGCCGCCATGAGCCCCTCTGACCTGCTGCCCAGCAAGAGCACGGCCACCCTCACCAGGGCCCGCAGCGCAGAACCAGggagcagcaagagaggctgcaatcCCGGAAAGCTCGCCTTGGACCTCAGCCACCCACCAGCAGCCAGCGGAAACCCAGAGGTGCAAGGCAGCAGGGCTCAGAGTCAGGCACGAGCGGACAGGGCCACAGGCCTCTCCAAGCATCCCCGGAAGGTCATCCACTGGCACCACTCCAGCCACACGGCCGGGCAGAACAGGACCTCGGAACCCAGCCTGGCCAGGCCAATGCGAGGGCCACATTCTCCCGAGGCCCCAAGGCAGAACCAAGATAGAAGCCCCGCGCTGGTCAGGAAGGCCTCTCCCACAAGGGCGCACTGGACGCCCAGAGTGGGCAAGAGGCACTCAAGCCTGCCCTCCACTCACAGACCTGCCCAGCCAAGTGTGCCCTGTGTGCACAGGTCCCCCAGCCCACCGCTCAGCCCTCCAGTGAGCCCCAGGGTGCTAAGCCCCCCAACAGTGAAGAAAcgagcttcccctcccccccagcacaAACTGTCCACCCCTCCCTCGGCAAGCCCACCCGCTCAGCACAAGGTCTCCGGCCCCCCTGCCCAGTGCGCAGAAGCCAGTTCCCCTGCCTCTggcccctccccatctccaccagcGTCTCCCAGTCAGGGGCGCAAGGAGACAAGAGATTCTGAAGATAGTCGGGCAGCCACGGCCAAAGCATCTGGGAACACATGTTCCATTTTCTGTCCAGCCACCTCCTCTCTGTTTGAAGCTAAGTCACCATTCTCAACAGTACCCCAACTCACCCCACCACTGCTGCCACCTGAAGCTGGGGGTCCTTGTGGGACCCCAACAGGATGCTGGAGGAGCAGCTCAGGGCCACGACTGAAGGCGGACTTACAGCGAGGGACAGCTCTCTGTGCCCTCAACCCTCAGCCTTTCATCAGAAGGACAGCTTCTGACTGCCAGCCGGTCATCCGCCTTCACCTGCCTGCCCCGGGCACCACCAGCGACGCTTGTGAATCCCAGCTTGGCCAGAGCAG CAGCAGCGAGGAGGGCCCCAAGGACACAGAGCCGTGGAACAGTCCCTGTGCCCCAGAACCGAAGGGCGGCAGCAGGGGTGCACCGCCCCCAGAGCTCTGCGTGCTGGGCCATGGGCTGCAGCGGGAGGCCAGTGCCAGCCATGCCCAGGACAAGCCCCAGCAGAAAGAAGTGGCCTGA